In one window of Chryseobacterium sp. JV274 DNA:
- a CDS encoding T9SS type A sorting domain-containing protein translates to MKKQLLFVLTLVAQASFAQIISKDPAFASNGIYTLPAGSSYLGTGSSYAGELTAATNSVFYKSYNTGTNQLIISKATNYSGSLDMTFGTNGNIALNYNDGSLAGFIRHADDKLTLLLKRYGSTNNMCYLDVIRLLPNGQLDPSFGNGGIKVLANLSVSFELTNLIQQGNKILVSGISMDSFGQTDGKTHTLRLNSDGTSDNSFGNNGEILTYQQNPFQSPYLPRIILDNQLNLLFFGNGTIKKYTVDGQPMTGFGNNGEVLFSGDPSIVKVDSANKIVYAKNDLMWQTPPALGRLNADGTPDTTFNYNGIVGLEFRDIYEKNGSYYIAGFADLNNSGYTYYYISKLNQNGTVDPVFGEYIENDPNLVYHNINAIKVFDNNIIVSTDGETLNIVKYLINGTATLATKGTVKNNPEITFGSPVQNHLTYQSKEKIDKIEIYSVGGKLLKTVIENNADVSDLSEGVYFVKTIFENGRFSTKKLIKK, encoded by the coding sequence ATGAAAAAACAATTATTATTTGTGCTTACTCTCGTGGCACAAGCTTCTTTTGCACAAATTATTTCCAAAGATCCTGCGTTTGCTTCGAACGGGATTTATACCCTTCCAGCAGGAAGCTCATATTTAGGAACGGGAAGCTCTTATGCAGGAGAATTGACTGCAGCGACAAATTCAGTATTCTATAAATCCTATAATACCGGCACCAACCAATTAATTATTTCTAAAGCGACAAATTACAGTGGCTCTTTAGATATGACTTTTGGCACGAATGGCAACATTGCATTGAATTACAATGATGGTTCTCTTGCTGGATTTATAAGACATGCAGATGATAAATTAACTTTACTGCTCAAACGATATGGTTCTACAAACAATATGTGTTATTTGGATGTAATTCGATTACTTCCGAATGGGCAGTTAGACCCTTCATTTGGAAATGGAGGAATAAAGGTATTAGCTAATTTATCAGTTTCTTTTGAATTAACTAATCTTATACAGCAGGGAAATAAAATTCTTGTTTCAGGAATAAGTATGGATTCTTTTGGACAAACTGACGGGAAAACTCATACATTAAGATTAAATTCGGATGGTACATCAGACAATAGCTTTGGGAATAACGGAGAAATACTGACTTATCAACAGAATCCTTTTCAGAGTCCTTATCTTCCTCGGATCATTTTAGATAACCAGCTTAATCTTCTTTTTTTTGGAAATGGTACAATAAAAAAATACACTGTTGACGGGCAGCCTATGACTGGTTTTGGTAACAATGGAGAAGTTTTGTTTAGTGGTGACCCCAGTATTGTAAAAGTAGATTCTGCCAATAAAATTGTATATGCAAAGAATGATTTAATGTGGCAGACACCACCTGCATTAGGAAGGCTTAATGCCGATGGTACACCAGATACCACATTTAATTATAATGGTATTGTTGGACTTGAATTCCGTGATATCTATGAAAAAAATGGTTCTTATTATATTGCGGGCTTTGCTGACCTTAATAATAGTGGCTACACTTATTATTATATCTCTAAGCTAAATCAAAATGGAACTGTTGATCCTGTATTTGGAGAATATATAGAAAATGATCCTAATTTAGTCTATCATAATATTAACGCAATAAAGGTTTTTGATAATAATATCATTGTGAGCACCGATGGAGAAACATTAAATATTGTAAAATATCTTATAAACGGTACTGCTACATTAGCAACAAAAGGAACGGTAAAAAATAATCCTGAAATTACTTTTGGAAGCCCAGTACAAAATCATTTAACTTATCAATCAAAAGAAAAAATTGATAAAATAGAGATCTATTCTGTTGGTGGAAAATTATTAAAAACTGTAATAGAAAATAATGCTGATGTTTCTGACCTTTCTGAAGGAGTGTATTTTGTAAAAACTATTTTTGAAAATGGAAGATTTTCCACAAAAAAGCTAATTAAGAAGTAG
- a CDS encoding MBL fold metallo-hydrolase, with the protein MKLQLWRNATLLLNIDGISILVDPMLGEKGSLGKFPMVDNELLNPLVDLPFGKEELNQKLEKVDAIAVTHLHPDHWDTTAIELLDKNIPIICSYLISEQIAEQGFTNITSVSDSVQWRNIEITSTKGQHGTGEIGEKMGIVNGFVFKTENKSVYIAGDTIWYDEIAQEIDKHEPQHIIVAGGAATFSVGDPIIMTSEDIIKVCEHAPESTVWVTHLEAVSHCKEDRKFIQGKITEKGLENQCFILKDGEEVSLKQI; encoded by the coding sequence ATGAAATTACAATTATGGCGCAATGCAACATTGCTATTGAATATTGATGGAATTTCCATCCTCGTAGATCCAATGCTTGGGGAAAAAGGTTCTCTTGGTAAATTCCCAATGGTAGACAACGAATTACTGAATCCTCTGGTAGATCTGCCTTTTGGCAAGGAAGAATTAAATCAAAAACTTGAAAAAGTAGATGCTATAGCTGTTACCCATCTTCATCCTGATCATTGGGACACTACAGCTATTGAACTTCTTGACAAAAATATTCCGATCATCTGTTCATATCTCATTTCAGAACAGATTGCAGAACAGGGTTTTACAAATATTACCTCTGTTAGTGACAGCGTACAATGGAGAAATATTGAGATAACTAGTACCAAAGGACAACATGGAACGGGAGAAATCGGAGAGAAAATGGGAATTGTAAATGGTTTTGTTTTTAAAACAGAAAATAAATCCGTTTATATCGCAGGAGACACCATCTGGTATGATGAAATTGCTCAGGAAATTGATAAACATGAACCACAACATATCATTGTTGCAGGTGGAGCCGCCACTTTTTCAGTAGGAGATCCTATTATTATGACCAGTGAAGATATTATAAAAGTCTGTGAACACGCTCCCGAATCTACAGTTTGGGTAACTCATCTGGAAGCGGTAAGCCATTGCAAAGAAGACAGAAAATTTATTCAGGGAAAAATAACGGAAAAAGGACTCGAAAACCAATGTTTTATATTGAAAGACGGAGAAGAGGTAAGCCTGAAACAGATATGA
- the bioD gene encoding dethiobiotin synthase, whose product MKLFITGIGTEIGKTVCSAVLVQHFKTEYWKPIQSGDLQYTDSDKIEAWTDTNFCHPETFRLQLAASPHQSAREENITINLNDFQLPKTGNPLIVEGAGGLMVPLSDSTFMIDLIEELNLPAALVVRNYLGCINHSLLSIITLQQREIPLEYLILNGDFPEDTERVICSFIEKETKIIKIPEINTTDKESIKHAAKQLTITKIG is encoded by the coding sequence ATGAAATTATTTATAACAGGAATAGGAACCGAAATCGGAAAAACAGTCTGCTCGGCTGTTTTGGTTCAGCATTTTAAAACAGAATACTGGAAACCCATACAGTCCGGAGATCTGCAGTATACGGACAGTGATAAAATTGAAGCATGGACAGACACGAACTTCTGCCATCCGGAAACTTTCCGATTACAGCTGGCCGCATCACCACATCAGTCCGCAAGAGAAGAAAATATTACCATAAATCTGAATGATTTTCAACTCCCAAAAACCGGAAACCCATTGATTGTAGAAGGAGCAGGAGGCCTTATGGTGCCCTTATCTGACTCTACATTCATGATCGATCTGATAGAAGAATTAAACCTTCCGGCTGCATTGGTAGTCAGAAATTATCTCGGATGTATCAATCACAGCTTATTATCAATCATAACATTACAACAGAGAGAGATCCCATTGGAATATTTAATTCTTAACGGAGATTTCCCGGAAGATACAGAAAGAGTAATCTGCAGTTTTATTGAAAAAGAAACAAAAATTATAAAGATTCCCGAAATCAACACTACTGATAAGGAATCTATAAAACATGCTGCAAAGCAATTAACAATAACAAAAATAGGATAA
- the bioB gene encoding biotin synthase BioB: MDTKTTLRNTWTKEEIEEIYHLPLMELIYKAATVHREWHDPSEVQISTLLSIKTGGCPEDCSYCGQAARYHTNIKVQALLPTETVIAHAQKAKDSGSSRFCMAAAWREVRNNRDFDRVIDMVKGVNDLGLEVCCTLGMLTEEQAIRLQEAGLYAYNHNLDTSEQYYEEIISTRTFDNRINTINNVRNAGITVCSGGIIGLGETHRDRISMLLTLATMPKHPESVPINALARVAGTPLEDNEKVDTWEMVRMIATARIVMPSSMVRLSAGRIEMSETEQAWCFMAGANSIFTGERETLLVTPNPGVSEDMQMLQTLGLKPMMKKETCC; the protein is encoded by the coding sequence ATGGATACAAAAACAACATTGAGAAATACCTGGACTAAAGAAGAGATTGAGGAAATTTATCATCTTCCTCTGATGGAACTGATCTATAAGGCAGCCACCGTACACCGCGAATGGCATGATCCTTCTGAAGTACAGATCTCCACTTTATTATCCATCAAAACCGGCGGATGTCCTGAAGACTGTTCATACTGCGGACAGGCAGCCCGTTATCACACGAATATCAAAGTACAGGCTTTGTTGCCAACTGAAACTGTAATTGCCCATGCTCAGAAAGCAAAAGATTCCGGATCTTCAAGATTCTGTATGGCTGCAGCATGGCGTGAAGTTCGTAATAACCGTGACTTTGACAGGGTGATTGACATGGTAAAAGGCGTAAATGATCTAGGCCTTGAAGTTTGCTGTACACTGGGAATGCTTACTGAAGAACAGGCTATCAGACTACAGGAAGCAGGATTATATGCGTACAATCACAATCTTGACACCTCTGAGCAATATTATGAAGAGATCATTTCTACCAGAACATTTGACAACAGGATCAATACCATCAACAATGTAAGAAATGCAGGAATCACCGTGTGCTCCGGAGGAATTATCGGACTGGGTGAAACCCACAGAGACAGAATTTCAATGCTTCTGACATTAGCAACAATGCCAAAACATCCGGAATCTGTTCCTATCAATGCATTAGCAAGAGTAGCAGGAACACCTTTAGAGGATAATGAAAAAGTAGATACCTGGGAAATGGTAAGAATGATTGCTACCGCAAGAATCGTAATGCCGTCTTCTATGGTAAGATTAAGTGCCGGCCGTATAGAAATGTCTGAGACAGAACAGGCTTGGTGCTTTATGGCAGGAGCCAATTCCATTTTCACAGGAGAAAGAGAAACATTATTGGTAACGCCTAATCCGGGAGTTTCTGAAGATATGCAGATGCTTCAGACATTAGGATTGAAACCTATGATGAAAAAGGAAACCTGCTGTTAG
- a CDS encoding winged helix-turn-helix transcriptional regulator, with product MNFEEFKNCGLRRSLNILSGKWKPLILHNLFEEDKVRFVELWRSMPRVSKKVLAEQLKQLEDDLIIERIEVYNFPPEVYYKLTEKGQKLGPILSELHSWGNGLE from the coding sequence ATGAATTTTGAAGAATTTAAAAACTGTGGATTGAGACGAAGCCTGAATATTCTTTCAGGGAAATGGAAACCACTGATTCTGCATAACCTTTTTGAAGAAGATAAAGTACGTTTTGTAGAACTTTGGCGAAGTATGCCCCGGGTTTCCAAGAAAGTACTTGCAGAGCAATTGAAGCAGCTTGAAGACGACCTTATTATTGAACGGATTGAAGTCTATAATTTTCCGCCTGAAGTATATTACAAGTTAACCGAAAAAGGTCAAAAGCTTGGCCCTATTCTTTCTGAGCTTCATTCATGGGGAAATGGACTGGAGTAA
- the bioA gene encoding adenosylmethionine--8-amino-7-oxononanoate transaminase, which yields MNTITKEISLQQRDKAVNWHPYTQMKTADDIIPIVKGKGIYLYDNEGKKYLDVVSSWWVTLHGHSHPYIAQRVFEQLNTLEQVIFAGFTHEPAVKLSENLLKLLPAGQKKVFYSDNGSTAVEVALKMCIQYAYNKEKKKTKILAFKNAYHGDTFGAMSVSGKSFWTRPFESMLFEVVFIDTPNAENLESLQKQIKDLADEVACFIYEPLVQGAAGMLMHKAEDLGQLMKFCREEGILMIQDEVFTGFGRTGKLFAADYLTEKPDIMCFSKGLTGGTMPMGITTCSDEIYNAFLSDDRHKTLFHGHSFTANPLACTAALASMELLLTNETQMNINRITHQHSEFAKALAFHPHVEKVRQIGTILAFDFKTGNGTSYFNEIGKKLYNEFLKRGIIMRPLGNVIYLVPPYCITSEELDFVYQNIMEVLDQFRD from the coding sequence ATGAATACAATAACAAAAGAAATCAGCCTGCAGCAAAGAGATAAAGCGGTCAACTGGCATCCGTATACGCAGATGAAAACAGCTGACGATATTATTCCTATTGTAAAAGGAAAAGGAATTTACCTGTATGATAACGAAGGGAAAAAATATCTGGATGTCGTTTCATCTTGGTGGGTGACTTTGCACGGCCATTCTCACCCTTATATTGCACAACGTGTTTTTGAACAGTTAAATACACTGGAACAGGTTATTTTTGCAGGATTTACCCATGAACCCGCTGTAAAGCTTTCTGAAAATTTACTCAAACTTCTTCCGGCTGGCCAGAAAAAGGTCTTTTATTCGGATAATGGCTCTACAGCAGTAGAAGTTGCTTTAAAAATGTGTATTCAATATGCATACAATAAAGAGAAAAAGAAGACGAAGATTTTAGCTTTTAAAAATGCTTATCACGGAGATACTTTCGGAGCCATGTCTGTAAGTGGAAAAAGCTTCTGGACAAGACCTTTCGAAAGCATGCTGTTTGAAGTTGTTTTTATTGATACACCCAATGCAGAAAACCTGGAAAGCCTGCAAAAACAGATTAAAGATCTGGCTGATGAAGTGGCTTGCTTTATCTATGAGCCATTAGTTCAGGGTGCTGCAGGAATGTTGATGCATAAAGCAGAAGACCTTGGCCAGCTAATGAAATTCTGCAGGGAAGAGGGGATTCTTATGATCCAGGATGAAGTTTTTACAGGATTCGGAAGAACAGGTAAGCTTTTCGCAGCAGATTATCTTACAGAAAAACCGGATATTATGTGTTTTTCAAAAGGACTTACCGGAGGAACTATGCCAATGGGAATCACGACTTGTTCTGATGAAATTTACAATGCCTTTCTTTCAGATGATCGTCATAAAACCTTATTTCACGGGCATTCGTTTACAGCCAATCCTTTAGCCTGTACAGCGGCTCTTGCCAGCATGGAACTATTACTTACAAACGAAACTCAAATGAATATCAACCGCATCACTCATCAACATTCAGAGTTTGCAAAAGCACTTGCTTTTCATCCTCATGTAGAAAAGGTTCGTCAGATCGGGACTATTTTAGCTTTCGATTTTAAAACCGGGAATGGTACTTCTTATTTCAATGAAATAGGGAAGAAGCTTTACAATGAATTCTTAAAAAGAGGGATTATTATGAGGCCGCTGGGGAATGTAATCTATCTGGTTCCGCCATATTGTATTACTTCCGAAGAATTGGATTTTGTATATCAGAATATTATGGAAGTTCTGGATCAGTTTAGAGATTAA